A section of the Methanosarcina mazei S-6 genome encodes:
- the pyrB gene encoding aspartate carbamoyltransferase: MLFKNRHVISMKDFSREEIDYILDIAEKLEPVARGEERSRLLDGKIISLLFFEPSTRTRLSFEVATRRLGGQVLSLGSVEASSVMKGENLADTIRVISKYADLIVLRHPLDGSARMATEFAAVPVINGGDGSVHHPTQTFLDLYTIRRESHLEGLKIAMAGDLKYGRTVHSLCYALSLYGAEMTFVSPPELRMPREIVRELRKKNIRVKESECLEEIIGDIEVLYMTRVQRERFPDPQEYEKVKNKLKITGDLLKSADPELKILHPLPRVNEISPDVDDTPHARYFEQAFYGVPIRMALLALTIGVIE; encoded by the coding sequence ATGTTATTCAAGAACCGGCACGTCATCTCCATGAAAGATTTTTCACGGGAAGAAATCGATTATATTCTGGACATTGCAGAAAAACTCGAACCTGTAGCCAGGGGGGAAGAAAGGTCCAGGCTTCTTGACGGAAAAATCATTTCTCTTCTTTTTTTTGAACCAAGTACAAGAACACGACTCTCTTTTGAGGTTGCCACCCGGAGGCTGGGGGGGCAGGTCCTGAGTCTGGGTTCGGTTGAGGCAAGTTCTGTTATGAAGGGGGAAAATCTTGCTGATACTATCCGCGTGATCAGCAAATATGCAGACCTGATTGTGCTGCGTCACCCTCTTGACGGGTCAGCAAGAATGGCTACGGAATTTGCAGCTGTCCCTGTGATCAATGGGGGAGATGGTTCTGTCCACCATCCTACCCAGACTTTTCTTGACCTCTATACCATCCGCCGAGAAAGCCATCTTGAAGGCTTGAAAATTGCCATGGCAGGAGACCTGAAATATGGGAGAACAGTACATTCCCTCTGCTATGCCCTTTCCCTGTATGGGGCAGAAATGACTTTTGTTTCACCTCCGGAACTCAGGATGCCCCGGGAAATTGTCCGAGAACTTCGGAAGAAAAATATCCGCGTAAAGGAAAGCGAGTGCCTTGAGGAAATAATAGGAGATATTGAAGTTCTTTACATGACAAGAGTTCAGAGGGAGCGTTTTCCTGACCCTCAAGAATACGAAAAGGTTAAGAATAAGTTAAAAATTACGGGAGATCTCTTAAAATCCGCAGATCCCGAACTTAAAATCCTTCACCCTCTTCCAAGGGTAAATGAAATATCTCCTGATGTTGATGATACTCCCCATGCCCGTTATTTTGAGCAGGCTTTTTATGGAGTTCCTATCAGGATGGCTTTACTCGCTCTGACAATAGGGGTGATTGAATGA
- the pyrI gene encoding aspartate carbamoyltransferase regulatory subunit produces the protein MKEKRDLKVQAIESGTVIDHIKSGQALNVLRILGISSAFRATISFVMNAPGAGGKKDVVKIEGKELSVEELNRIALISPKATINIIRDFVVVQKNNVVLPSYVEGVVRCTNSSCISNSSEPIKSKFSVIQSEEEGVSLHCLYCEHVISEEIAENLL, from the coding sequence ATGAAGGAAAAAAGAGATTTAAAAGTCCAGGCAATCGAGAGTGGAACTGTGATCGATCACATAAAGTCTGGACAAGCTTTGAACGTCCTGCGCATTCTGGGAATCTCAAGTGCTTTTCGGGCGACTATCAGTTTTGTGATGAACGCTCCCGGAGCAGGAGGAAAAAAAGACGTTGTCAAGATTGAGGGCAAAGAACTCAGTGTTGAGGAACTTAACAGGATAGCCCTTATCTCTCCTAAAGCTACAATCAATATTATAAGGGATTTCGTGGTGGTTCAGAAAAATAACGTCGTGCTCCCGTCTTACGTGGAAGGTGTGGTCCGCTGTACGAATTCAAGCTGTATATCAAACAGCAGCGAACCTATAAAATCTAAATTCTCGGTAATACAGTCTGAAGAAGAAGGAGTTTCTCTTCACTGCCTGTACTGCGAGCACGTAATTTCCGAAGAGATTGCAGAAAATTTACTATGA
- a CDS encoding DUF5788 family protein: MKDGNNTNEKETEYLSYQERNKLLWRLRSDFAWAGKKIPEIVEIDNEEYMLRDMIEELGEIDLLSPDEIAEIRALIPKLQEKAKVNEELLETEELTVAEAEALCEEATGILRAAMDLKDRLEGKIGEKGASEFKRMLNTQKLVDEKRWQELIKSLK, from the coding sequence ATGAAAGACGGGAATAACACAAACGAAAAAGAAACAGAATATCTAAGTTATCAGGAACGTAACAAACTCCTCTGGAGACTCAGGAGTGACTTTGCCTGGGCAGGAAAGAAAATCCCTGAAATTGTAGAGATAGATAATGAGGAGTACATGCTGCGCGATATGATTGAGGAACTTGGAGAAATAGATCTGCTCAGTCCGGATGAAATCGCCGAAATCAGGGCTCTTATCCCTAAACTTCAAGAAAAGGCAAAAGTCAATGAAGAACTGCTCGAAACAGAAGAACTCACAGTGGCAGAAGCAGAAGCTCTCTGTGAAGAAGCAACCGGGATTTTGCGGGCAGCAATGGACCTTAAGGACAGGCTTGAAGGAAAAATCGGAGAAAAGGGAGCCTCCGAATTCAAGCGTATGCTCAACACCCAGAAGCTTGTAGATGAAAAGCGCTGGCAGGAACTTATTAAAAGCTTGAAATGA
- a CDS encoding DUF1673 family protein produces the protein MPVKTFVFDQIQKLMGWCPACRKMTLQTEQPCNFINTAQISGKTGNIPEFRTSNIIFPANTTLVFVLFYICISLLLRYPEDISLFLAGLFLLNIFYYFLYLKTLEAAVLVDRFGVHMHAFRLKKFEIPFEEIESMKLCRLEKRSKKMSLLLVIGGIALCGFFVYIAVAEGEWKPLLLLVSIIPLLLLVEMKQKMRFWNLNTQLYIKTRHKKLYEWTPYYSLITDEASAEELKSFIERHL, from the coding sequence ATGCCCGTTAAAACTTTTGTTTTTGATCAGATCCAAAAACTGATGGGCTGGTGCCCGGCTTGCAGGAAAATGACATTGCAAACGGAACAGCCTTGTAACTTTATAAATACAGCCCAGATCTCCGGAAAAACAGGAAATATCCCGGAGTTCCGAACGTCAAATATAATTTTTCCTGCAAATACAACTCTGGTTTTTGTACTTTTTTATATATGTATCAGCCTGCTTCTGAGATATCCGGAAGACATTTCACTCTTCCTTGCAGGTCTCTTCCTGCTTAACATCTTTTACTACTTTCTATATCTCAAAACTCTCGAGGCAGCAGTTCTGGTAGACAGATTCGGGGTACACATGCATGCCTTCAGACTGAAGAAATTTGAGATTCCTTTTGAAGAGATTGAAAGCATGAAGTTATGCAGGCTTGAAAAGCGTTCAAAGAAAATGTCCCTGCTTCTAGTAATTGGAGGAATTGCCCTCTGTGGATTCTTTGTTTACATCGCTGTTGCAGAGGGAGAATGGAAGCCACTTCTGCTACTGGTCTCAATAATTCCCCTCCTTCTGCTTGTGGAGATGAAACAAAAAATGCGGTTCTGGAATCTGAATACGCAGCTATATATTAAAACCAGACACAAAAAATTGTATGAATGGACTCCTTACTATTCTTTGATCACGGATGAAGCCTCGGCTGAAGAGCTTAAGTCATTTATTGAAAGGCATTTGTGA
- a CDS encoding DUF1673 domain-containing protein yields the protein MNLNIEYIKKLMGWCPNARASEARRNVSCENFDSDVPERAGGENGGLKNTGWFRKSSSRILLVDSFLTLTYLLVMIQLGVNVVTLLAGFFISLTFFIFGWKKQMQRYDTLAQKLVLDDSNKKNLYKKLFRIITLIFYATLFYWIFAGDLERNFLMKGTLSFFAGGLAFMWLGYLQILYWERKNHKTIYFDKKYGKWKNSYIIRERK from the coding sequence GTGAACCTGAATATTGAATACATTAAAAAACTTATGGGCTGGTGCCCGAATGCCAGAGCATCTGAAGCCAGACGAAATGTTAGCTGTGAGAATTTTGATTCTGATGTTCCGGAAAGAGCAGGGGGAGAAAACGGAGGTCTGAAAAATACAGGATGGTTCCGGAAGTCGAGTAGCAGAATTCTCTTAGTTGATTCTTTTCTTACACTTACATATCTCCTGGTAATGATCCAATTGGGCGTAAATGTAGTGACTTTACTCGCTGGATTTTTCATTTCCTTAACTTTTTTCATTTTTGGCTGGAAGAAGCAGATGCAAAGGTACGATACTCTCGCACAAAAACTCGTTCTTGATGATTCCAACAAGAAAAACCTGTATAAAAAACTTTTTCGAATAATAACTCTGATCTTCTATGCCACACTTTTTTACTGGATTTTTGCAGGAGATTTGGAAAGAAATTTTCTCATGAAAGGAACCCTTTCTTTCTTTGCAGGCGGACTCGCCTTCATGTGGCTTGGCTATCTTCAGATACTATACTGGGAAAGGAAGAATCACAAAACGATCTATTTTGATAAAAAGTATGGAAAGTGGAAAAATTCGTATATCATTCGGGAGAGAAAATAA
- a CDS encoding DUF1673 family protein, translating into MIREARYIKKLVGWCPYAKTTGLDSRTGPANFEAYDQSGGEKAGGPEVLSRFSRLFSRYDVRILLPTLFFTFYLIILLSQKGINSEAFLLGLSLSLLTYLLGWKKQMNKYDALTKKPAVVSSFKKTFIWVLSVIILGLILFMVLLSHLSHMLHFPNAQSMYSFIAGAWILMWGSYLQLIYWEKENHMKIYIKSEKGFQKMYALGEKEREL; encoded by the coding sequence ATGATCCGGGAAGCCAGATACATAAAAAAATTGGTGGGCTGGTGTCCCTATGCAAAAACCACCGGATTGGACTCCCGGACTGGTCCCGCTAATTTTGAAGCATATGATCAGTCTGGAGGAGAAAAAGCCGGTGGGCCTGAAGTTCTCAGCCGATTCTCCAGGCTCTTTTCCAGGTATGATGTCAGAATTCTTCTACCAACACTATTCTTTACTTTTTATCTCATAATTTTGTTATCTCAAAAGGGTATAAACTCAGAGGCTTTCCTTCTGGGCCTTTCACTTTCTTTACTTACCTATTTGCTCGGCTGGAAAAAGCAGATGAATAAGTACGATGCTCTGACAAAAAAACCTGCTGTTGTCTCTTCCTTTAAAAAAACATTCATCTGGGTTCTCTCAGTCATAATTTTGGGCTTAATTTTGTTTATGGTTTTACTGTCTCATTTATCTCATATGCTCCATTTTCCTAACGCTCAGTCAATGTATTCTTTTATTGCAGGGGCTTGGATACTGATGTGGGGAAGTTATCTTCAGCTAATTTACTGGGAGAAGGAAAACCATATGAAAATTTATATAAAAAGTGAGAAGGGATTCCAGAAGATGTATGCACTTGGAGAAAAGGAGAGGGAACTGTGA
- a CDS encoding DUF1673 domain-containing protein, whose product MPVKIFVFDQIKKLMGWCPNAKKLEAVNQNSFSNFEAYDQSGKEKSNVSKASDKHSRLDIQLFLFPFFFTPIYINLFQKDINTEAFLLGLSLSLPIYLLGWKKQMHQYNAVKEKPVISPSFRKTLACVVLFLFLGITLLLVFLPYISPYFYLLNDQTLNSFVLGTLILIWGFYFQLIYWERKNHMKIYIKRENAQQKLYVLEEKGGEL is encoded by the coding sequence ATGCCCGTTAAAATTTTTGTTTTTGATCAGATCAAAAAACTGATGGGATGGTGCCCGAACGCAAAAAAACTTGAAGCCGTAAATCAAAATAGCTTTTCTAATTTTGAAGCATATGACCAATCGGGAAAAGAAAAATCAAACGTTTCGAAGGCTTCAGACAAGCATTCCAGACTTGATATCCAGCTCTTCCTGTTTCCATTTTTCTTTACTCCTATTTATATAAACCTATTCCAAAAAGATATAAATACGGAAGCTTTCCTTCTTGGCCTTTCACTTTCTTTACCGATCTACTTGCTTGGCTGGAAAAAGCAGATGCATCAATACAATGCCGTGAAAGAAAAACCTGTTATTTCTCCTTCCTTTAGAAAGACATTAGCTTGTGTCGTCTTATTTCTATTCTTGGGTATTACTTTGCTTCTGGTTTTCTTGCCTTATATCTCACCTTATTTTTATCTTCTTAACGATCAGACACTGAACTCTTTTGTTTTGGGAACTCTGATTTTAATATGGGGTTTCTATTTCCAGCTAATTTACTGGGAGAGGAAGAACCATATGAAAATATATATAAAAAGAGAAAATGCACAGCAAAAGCTGTATGTCCTTGAGGAAAAGGGGGGAGAACTATGA
- a CDS encoding DUF1673 domain-containing protein, which produces MNLNTEYIKKLMGWCPNTKTNEARRHFNIESFDSNVPDREKGENEDLKPPEWFRKTRIQTLLINTFFTFAYFLVINQLGINLTLGVNFIHLLVGLFIVLFIVIFDWKKQMRRYDALVKCPVVDYSDKKIMYYILGYLFLILIYLLYIKGYEPSLQAIFSFAGGLIVGMWLSYLQLIYWEKKNHKTIYFNKSYGTWKKSYIIQGEK; this is translated from the coding sequence GTGAACCTTAATACTGAATACATTAAAAAACTGATGGGATGGTGCCCTAACACAAAAACAAATGAAGCAAGACGACATTTTAACATTGAGAGCTTTGATTCCAATGTTCCTGACAGAGAAAAGGGAGAAAACGAAGATCTGAAACCCCCTGAATGGTTCCGAAAAACGCGTATCCAAACCCTTTTAATTAACACATTCTTCACATTTGCTTATTTTCTTGTAATCAATCAACTGGGAATAAATCTAACTCTGGGTGTAAATTTCATCCATTTACTTGTCGGACTTTTCATTGTCCTGTTTATAGTTATATTTGACTGGAAAAAACAAATGCGAAGATATGATGCTCTGGTGAAATGTCCGGTAGTTGACTATTCAGATAAGAAAATAATGTATTACATACTTGGATACTTATTTTTGATTTTGATATATCTTCTTTATATTAAAGGATATGAACCTTCACTACAGGCAATATTTTCATTTGCGGGTGGTTTAATTGTAGGAATGTGGCTTAGCTATTTACAGCTAATATACTGGGAAAAAAAGAACCATAAAACAATCTATTTCAACAAAAGTTACGGGACATGGAAGAAATCATACATTATTCAGGGGGAAAAATAA
- a CDS encoding DUF1673 domain-containing protein: MDVFTKSIRKLMGWCPNTKTLETRHSICPEYLEADNQSRGRDAGNTPILPSGWWNKRRNRSLIFSSVLTIFSIYWVAFQGESLKNEAFIHGLIFGIICNLLFCIWNWSYLDDIKNSSRKIKIITVSSKWRVINLILSLGSLYLLFSEFNWGFVLFLISAFCLIALLYYFNFNSAPLVFLLYFGSFNMAVMAFILGTCLTAFLYYLTDVYWEKKNHMKIYIIFENSLEKIYAIGEKEGKL; the protein is encoded by the coding sequence ATGGATGTATTCACAAAGAGTATAAGGAAACTGATGGGATGGTGTCCGAATACAAAAACACTTGAAACCAGGCATTCCATCTGCCCTGAATATTTGGAAGCTGATAACCAATCCAGGGGAAGAGATGCCGGAAATACTCCTATTTTACCTTCTGGCTGGTGGAACAAACGCCGTAACAGGTCATTAATATTTTCCTCCGTGCTCACAATCTTTTCCATATATTGGGTTGCATTCCAGGGAGAATCTCTCAAAAATGAAGCTTTTATACACGGGTTAATTTTCGGAATTATTTGTAACCTGCTCTTTTGTATCTGGAACTGGAGTTATCTGGACGACATAAAGAACTCAAGCAGAAAAATAAAAATTATAACTGTATCGTCGAAATGGAGAGTTATAAATCTAATACTATCCCTGGGGTCACTGTATCTCTTATTTTCAGAATTTAACTGGGGATTCGTTTTATTTTTAATCTCTGCTTTTTGTTTGATAGCTTTGCTGTACTACTTTAATTTTAATTCAGCTCCTCTGGTATTTCTTCTTTACTTCGGTTCATTCAACATGGCAGTTATGGCATTTATACTTGGCACTTGTTTGACAGCCTTTCTGTATTACCTTACGGATGTATACTGGGAGAAGAAAAATCATATGAAAATTTATATAATATTTGAAAATAGCCTCGAAAAGATATATGCTATTGGGGAAAAGGAGGGGAAACTGTGA